Genomic window (Vibrio gallicus):
TATCAGGGATAGCTTCAGGGTTAGGGTAGTGCTTTAAAACTCGTTCCATACTTTCTTCTCTGATCAAATGAATAGTAGGGTAAGGGGAACGGTTGGTTAGGTTCTCTGCATCATCTGGTTCTGTCCCACCAAAGCAATAATCAGGGTGGAAGCTCGCGACCTGATATATGCCTTCATAGTCCTCTTGCTTCAATAGAGCATCTACCCAATCTAGAAAGAAGTTATAGTCCATAAAGTCATCGAGCATATTAGCTGCAACAACTAAAGTAGTTTCTAATTGTTGGGGAGGCGTGCTATCGAGCTGTTTAAGTTCCAATAAGATAAATTCTAATAGGGCTTCTTCTGTTGTTGCATCGGAAATGGCTATTTTTATCTGATTTTTCTTATTTGGCTTGTGTGCAAAAGGGCACAAATTTAGCCCGATAACGACCTGCTCAAGCCACGCCTGTGTTTGTTGGTGTATGTCATTCATTTGGTACTAAAGCCCTGACTTTTTATGAATTCTTGCATAAATGGGCGGGTTTCTTTACTTAAATTTGTAGTGATCTGTTGTGACCAGCTTCCAACTTTATTATTGCTACTACGGGTTGCGTAGTAGTCTGAAATCTGTTGGTCATATTCTGCTAAGGCTTGTGTGTTAAGGGGTTGATAGCTATTTTCGTGTACCAATATGCTCTTTGGAAGTCGAGGTTTAACCTCTGGTGATTGATCTGGGTAGCCTAAG
Coding sequences:
- a CDS encoding DUF1415 domain-containing protein, coding for MNDIHQQTQAWLEQVVIGLNLCPFAHKPNKKNQIKIAISDATTEEALLEFILLELKQLDSTPPQQLETTLVVAANMLDDFMDYNFFLDWVDALLKQEDYEGIYQVASFHPDYCFGGTEPDDAENLTNRSPYPTIHLIREESMERVLKHYPNPEAIPDNNIERVQALSDKQKAKLFPYL